The window GAAATTGAGTCCGCAATCACCGGGGATAGACAAACTAGTAGTGACAATAGTTTGCGCTTATTATAATTTAGTGGGCTAGTTGACTTTTGAGTCAGCTAGTTTTTTTTGCAGAAAAATTAATATTGGACTCTTTTCTTTAGGCTCCCGTAATTTTAAGAAGAGTTCATCTGGGATATCTGCCACAGAATAATGTAGTTGATATAATAGCGAAGCAATTTCTAATCCGAGTTTACTCTTTTGAGTAATTTGTTTTTGTAAATATACTTTTTGATCTTGAATATAACTCAGTTTATTTCTTCTAGTAGATGGAATGAAAGTAAACAAACTAGCTACTCCTTTTTCATCTAATGAAAAAGTTTTTATATCATAGCTTAGTTCTGAACTAAGTGCTGCCATTAAAATATTATATTTTAACGTAATTACACAACTAAATGGATTAATTTCCAAATAGTACCATTGCCATTTTGCACTATATCTTAGAAAGATTTTTTGAGAATGGTTAATTTTATTTTTTAAATAATGCCTTTTTCCAACAATCCAAATATCTTTAATCTGCAACTTTTTATATAAGGCATGACGATGGGCAAATTCTGCCTCACTTAACGGTGCGCATTGTACTTCAAAAGATAAGTTGTTTTCTACTAATATGTCTGCTCTTAATTGCTGATCTAAAAGCGGAACTTCAACATCTGCTCGAATTCCATTTGCTTTTAGTGCAGTACACAAC of the Lactobacillus gasseri ATCC 33323 = JCM 1131 genome contains:
- a CDS encoding competence protein CoiA produces the protein MYAAILNQKLVLAINEAEQVSKGLKKLNQESYLCPSCKHRMILILSEEKKPFFKHFYQVRGTGEKEEHLQAKQLLCTALKANGIRADVEVPLLDQQLRADILVENNLSFEVQCAPLSEAEFAHRHALYKKLQIKDIWIVGKRHYLKNKINHSQKIFLRYSAKWQWYYLEINPFSCVITLKYNILMAALSSELSYDIKTFSLDEKGVASLFTFIPSTRRNKLSYIQDQKVYLQKQITQKSKLGLEIASLLYQLHYSVADIPDELFLKLREPKEKSPILIFLQKKLADSKVN